In Thermomonas carbonis, a single genomic region encodes these proteins:
- a CDS encoding RodZ domain-containing protein, with protein MSSKHAHPDDTHQTLAGCGERLRLAREASGLSVDDVAARLHMPARVVKSLEAEDWSRLGAPVFVRGQVRSYSRLLGLTTAPMMAALDVGPIEPSRLVSRTHTPKAQWWAEQIGRRLVYIILTLSLAVPAWVATRQHLSGASEGTTPLDAPADPAASLPATSTPASPRTVVASMAPVAAPAVQPVPVIDIVLRTSAESWLEVVAPDGASVEKGLVPAGSERRYAAAQVARLTIGNASAAQLEHRGRVVDLAPFARANVARFAVSSDGSLVAAD; from the coding sequence ATGAGCTCGAAACACGCCCATCCCGACGATACCCACCAGACCCTTGCCGGCTGCGGCGAGCGTTTGCGTCTGGCGCGCGAAGCCTCTGGCTTGAGCGTGGACGACGTGGCGGCGCGCCTGCACATGCCGGCACGCGTGGTGAAGTCGCTTGAGGCCGAGGACTGGTCGCGACTGGGCGCGCCGGTGTTCGTGCGCGGCCAGGTCCGCAGTTACTCGCGTCTGCTGGGCCTGACCACGGCACCGATGATGGCCGCGCTGGATGTGGGGCCGATCGAACCTTCCAGGCTGGTCAGCCGCACGCACACGCCGAAGGCGCAGTGGTGGGCGGAGCAGATCGGCCGCCGACTGGTCTACATCATCCTGACCCTGTCGCTGGCGGTACCGGCTTGGGTGGCGACCCGCCAGCATCTGTCGGGTGCCAGCGAAGGCACCACCCCGCTGGACGCGCCGGCAGATCCAGCGGCAAGCCTGCCCGCGACATCGACGCCCGCCAGTCCTCGCACCGTGGTCGCTTCGATGGCCCCAGTGGCGGCACCGGCTGTGCAGCCCGTTCCTGTCATCGACATCGTGCTGCGTACCAGCGCGGAAAGCTGGCTCGAAGTGGTTGCGCCGGACGGTGCTTCGGTCGAAAAGGGCCTCGTGCCCGCAGGCAGCGAGCGTCGTTATGCCGCCGCTCAGGTCGCACGCCTGACCATCGGCAACGCTTCCGCGGCGCAGCTTGAACACCGCGGCCGCGTCGTGGACCTGGCACCGTTTGCCCGCGCGAACGTTGCACGCTTTGCGGTATCCTCCGACGGTTCGCTCGTGGCAGCCGATTGA
- a CDS encoding tetratricopeptide repeat protein, with the protein MRREAKVMLVAACVFASGCSQLERLTIVRPSAARGEYTKIASTYDVSGSSTRGRDTDVTQLLMSASHFYQAGDLAQSQGMAQRALKSDPRSGDAHTLLGAIADARGDGVAAGKHYGKAAEIAPKTGIYANNYGTWLCSNGRAAESLDWFDAAVADPAYPTRGMALANAGKCARQAGQPDRAEANWRQALTLEPGNVPALSGMAALQFSRHQYLEARAFTERWLTAAPVDADGLSLAIQVEQKLGDNAAASRYLSRLQAIPSGSGPAPRTQ; encoded by the coding sequence ATGCGGCGTGAAGCGAAGGTGATGCTGGTGGCGGCCTGCGTGTTCGCCTCAGGCTGCAGCCAGTTGGAGCGACTCACCATCGTTCGCCCGTCTGCGGCGCGCGGTGAATACACCAAGATCGCCTCAACCTACGATGTCAGCGGCTCGAGTACACGCGGTCGTGACACCGACGTCACCCAGTTGTTGATGTCGGCTTCCCACTTCTACCAGGCAGGCGACCTCGCGCAATCCCAGGGAATGGCTCAGCGCGCGCTCAAGTCAGATCCGCGCTCCGGCGATGCGCATACCCTGCTCGGTGCGATTGCCGATGCCCGCGGTGATGGGGTGGCTGCGGGCAAGCATTACGGCAAGGCTGCCGAGATCGCGCCGAAGACCGGCATCTACGCCAACAACTACGGCACTTGGTTGTGCAGCAACGGTCGCGCAGCGGAGTCGCTGGACTGGTTCGACGCTGCCGTCGCCGATCCTGCTTATCCGACCCGTGGCATGGCCTTGGCCAATGCAGGCAAGTGTGCGCGCCAAGCGGGCCAACCTGACCGCGCCGAAGCGAACTGGCGACAAGCGCTAACGCTGGAGCCGGGCAACGTGCCGGCCTTGTCCGGCATGGCGGCGCTGCAGTTTTCCCGCCACCAGTATTTGGAGGCGCGGGCTTTCACCGAGCGCTGGCTTACCGCTGCACCTGTCGATGCGGATGGCCTGAGTCTGGCGATCCAGGTCGAACAGAAACTTGGCGACAACGCGGCCGCTTCACGCTATCTTTCACGTTTGCAGGCGATCCCCTCCGGTTCCGGCCCGGCTCCGCGCACGCAATGA
- the rlmN gene encoding 23S rRNA (adenine(2503)-C(2))-methyltransferase RlmN — MSDTRTPDIDIALIGDVAVRDPATAAPAAAVSKTNIFDFDRASLERFFEEELGEKKFRAQQVMKWIHHRYMTDFGEMTDLGKVLRAKLEERAVVHAPHVVLDKASEDGTHKWLLGMDAKNAIESVFIPDKGRGTLCVSSQVGCALNCQFCSTATQGFNRNLSTAEIIGQVWVAARHLGNVPHQQRKLTNVVMMGMGEPLMNFDNVVRAMSIMRDDLGYGLANKRVTLSTAGMVPMIDKLGEVSDVSLAVSLHAPFDDLRTELVPLNKKYPIADLMDACVRYALRKRGTSVTFEYTLMKDVNDQPEHARGLVKLLREFDRRVQMKDAAKVNLIPFNPFPGTRFARPTDEAIRAFQKQLNNAGMIAPVRRTRGDDIDAACGQLKGQVLDRTRRSAEHRKRLAASGVSDAA, encoded by the coding sequence ATGAGCGACACGCGCACTCCGGACATCGACATCGCCCTGATCGGCGATGTCGCCGTGCGCGACCCTGCGACGGCGGCTCCGGCCGCCGCCGTTTCGAAGACCAATATCTTCGACTTCGACCGGGCTTCGCTCGAGCGCTTCTTCGAGGAAGAACTCGGCGAAAAGAAATTCCGTGCGCAGCAGGTGATGAAGTGGATCCATCACCGCTACATGACCGACTTCGGCGAAATGACCGACCTCGGCAAGGTGCTGCGCGCCAAGCTGGAAGAGCGGGCGGTCGTGCATGCGCCGCATGTCGTGCTGGACAAGGCATCCGAGGACGGCACCCACAAGTGGCTGCTCGGCATGGATGCGAAGAACGCCATCGAGAGCGTATTCATCCCGGACAAGGGTCGGGGCACGCTGTGCGTGTCCAGCCAGGTCGGTTGCGCGCTCAACTGCCAGTTCTGTTCCACGGCCACTCAAGGCTTCAATCGGAACCTTTCGACCGCCGAGATCATTGGTCAGGTCTGGGTGGCCGCTCGCCACCTCGGCAATGTGCCCCACCAGCAACGCAAGCTCACCAACGTGGTGATGATGGGCATGGGCGAACCGCTCATGAACTTCGACAACGTGGTGCGCGCGATGAGCATCATGCGCGACGACCTCGGCTACGGCTTGGCCAACAAGCGAGTGACGCTGTCGACCGCCGGCATGGTGCCGATGATCGACAAGCTGGGCGAAGTGTCCGACGTGTCGCTGGCGGTCTCGCTGCATGCGCCGTTCGACGACCTGCGCACCGAGCTGGTGCCGCTCAACAAGAAATACCCGATCGCCGACCTGATGGATGCGTGCGTGCGATATGCGCTGCGCAAGCGCGGCACCTCGGTGACCTTCGAATACACGCTGATGAAGGACGTCAACGACCAGCCCGAGCACGCGCGCGGCCTGGTCAAGCTGCTGCGCGAGTTCGACCGCCGCGTGCAGATGAAGGACGCGGCGAAGGTCAACCTGATTCCGTTCAATCCGTTCCCCGGCACGCGTTTCGCCCGGCCGACGGACGAGGCCATCCGCGCGTTCCAGAAGCAGCTCAACAATGCCGGGATGATTGCGCCGGTGCGGCGTACCCGAGGCGACGACATCGATGCCGCCTGCGGCCAGTTGAAGGGGCAGGTGCTGGATCGCACCCGTCGCTCGGCCGAGCATCGCAAGCGGCTGGCTGCGTCCGGAGTGTCCGATGCGGCGTGA
- the ndk gene encoding nucleoside-diphosphate kinase gives MALERTLSIIKPDAVAKNVIGDIYSRFEKAGLKVVAAKMKHLSKQEAEGFYAVHRERPFFSALVNFMISGPVMIQALEGDNAVLKHRDLMGATNPKDAAPGTIRADFADSIDANAVHGSDSLENAAIEIAYFFPSTDVHAR, from the coding sequence ATGGCGCTGGAGCGCACCCTTTCGATCATCAAGCCCGACGCCGTTGCAAAGAACGTCATCGGCGACATCTATTCCCGCTTCGAGAAGGCCGGCCTGAAGGTCGTGGCCGCGAAGATGAAGCACCTGTCCAAGCAGGAAGCGGAAGGTTTCTACGCCGTGCACCGCGAGCGCCCGTTCTTCAGCGCGCTGGTCAACTTCATGATCTCCGGCCCGGTGATGATCCAGGCGCTCGAGGGCGACAACGCCGTGCTCAAGCACCGCGACCTGATGGGTGCCACCAACCCGAAGGACGCCGCGCCGGGCACGATCCGCGCCGACTTCGCCGACAGCATCGACGCCAATGCCGTGCATGGTTCGGATTCGCTGGAGAACGCGGCGATCGAAATCGCCTACTTCTTCCCGTCGACCGACGTCCACGCGCGCTGA
- a CDS encoding TetR/AcrR family transcriptional regulator, with amino-acid sequence MTLPHFSTKDRILYAAEELFAQQGFASTSLRQVTSRADVNIAAVNYHFGSKENLVNEVFRRRMDDMSRERLAALQRAVEAHPGQLEPILAAFVEPALAMAQDRHGGGAFIRVIARAYAESNDSLRKFLSDQYGHVPREFAKALVGCVPGLGKEDLYWRLDFLSGALTYAMADFGLIKRPAGVSEANHRQRAAKALIRFAAAGFQADAS; translated from the coding sequence ATGACCCTGCCGCATTTCTCGACCAAGGACCGGATCCTGTACGCCGCGGAGGAACTGTTCGCCCAGCAAGGCTTCGCCTCGACCTCGCTGCGGCAGGTCACCAGCCGCGCCGACGTCAACATCGCGGCGGTGAATTACCACTTCGGCAGCAAGGAAAACCTGGTCAACGAGGTGTTCCGCCGGCGCATGGACGACATGAGCCGTGAACGCCTGGCTGCCCTGCAGCGCGCGGTCGAGGCCCACCCGGGCCAACTGGAGCCGATCCTCGCCGCCTTCGTGGAACCCGCGCTGGCAATGGCCCAGGACCGTCACGGCGGCGGCGCCTTCATCCGGGTGATCGCCCGCGCATACGCCGAGAGCAACGACAGCCTGCGCAAGTTCCTCTCCGACCAGTACGGGCACGTGCCGCGCGAGTTCGCCAAGGCCCTCGTCGGCTGCGTGCCGGGCCTGGGCAAGGAAGACCTGTACTGGCGATTGGACTTCCTGTCCGGCGCCCTGACCTATGCGATGGCCGACTTCGGCCTGATCAAGCGACCGGCCGGCGTCTCCGAGGCGAACCATCGCCAGCGCGCCGCCAAGGCACTCATCCGTTTCGCTGCAGCCGGCTTTCAAGCCGACGCCAGCTGA
- a CDS encoding 3-hydroxyacyl-CoA dehydrogenase/enoyl-CoA hydratase family protein encodes MSQKLLVRRAAVLGAGVMGAQIAAHLVNAGVDTVLFDLPAKDGDPNGVVTKAIAGLAKLSPAPLASKSLAETITPANYETGLEQLRDCDLVIEAIAERMDWKQDLYKKIAPFIPAHTVLASNTSGLGINKLAEVLPEELRHRFCGVHFFNPPRYMHLAELIPAKSTDPEVLEGLETFLTSALGKGVVYAKDTPNFIGNRIGVFSILAAIHHTGTFKLGFDEVDAISGPLVGRPKSATYRTSDVVGLDTMAHVIKTMADTLPDDPWHQYFKSPAWLQALIGKGALGQKTGAGIFRKAGKDIVVVDLDTQDYRPADRGAAPEVVEILKLRNPAEKFQKLRESQHPQAQFLWATFRDLFHYSAYHLADIAETARDVDLAIRWGYGWSLGPFETWQAAGWKQVAQWIADDIVAGKAMSSAPLPDWVFDGREGVHAAEGSFSPAKNAKLPRSTLPVYQRQRFPDPLLGEVFAPGETVYENDGIRLWTDGDDIAVASFKTKMHTVSDAVLDGLQEAIGIAEQKFKGMVIWQPKEPFSAGADLSGALAALQAGKIAEFEAMVANFQATSQRIKYSLVPVVAAVRGLALGGGCEFQMHSARSVAHLESYIGLVEAGVGLLPAGGGLKEIAVRASQAAGPGGDVFAELKKTFETVAMAKVSASAFEAKELGLMRAADKVVFNAYELLHIARQEAAALADTGYRPPLPARRIQVGGDVGIATFKMMLVNMLEGRFISPYDYEIAVRIATVLCGGEIDRGSLVDEEWLLKLERQHFVELAQQEKTQARIAHMLKTGKPLRN; translated from the coding sequence ATGTCTCAGAAATTGCTTGTCCGCCGCGCCGCCGTCCTCGGTGCCGGCGTGATGGGTGCGCAGATCGCCGCGCACCTGGTCAACGCCGGCGTGGACACCGTCCTGTTCGACCTGCCGGCCAAGGACGGCGACCCGAATGGCGTGGTCACCAAGGCGATTGCCGGTCTCGCCAAGCTCAGCCCCGCTCCGCTGGCGAGCAAGTCGCTGGCCGAGACGATCACTCCCGCCAACTATGAGACTGGCCTGGAACAACTCCGCGACTGCGACCTGGTCATCGAGGCCATCGCCGAGCGGATGGACTGGAAGCAGGATCTCTACAAGAAGATCGCCCCGTTCATTCCCGCCCATACGGTACTGGCCAGCAACACATCTGGCTTGGGAATCAACAAGTTGGCGGAAGTTCTTCCTGAAGAACTTCGACACCGTTTCTGCGGCGTGCACTTCTTCAATCCGCCGCGCTACATGCATCTGGCCGAGCTGATCCCGGCCAAGTCCACCGATCCGGAAGTGCTGGAGGGGCTGGAAACCTTCCTGACCAGCGCCCTCGGCAAGGGGGTGGTCTACGCCAAGGATACCCCGAACTTCATCGGCAACCGGATCGGGGTGTTCTCGATCCTGGCCGCGATCCACCACACCGGCACGTTCAAGCTCGGCTTCGACGAAGTCGACGCGATCAGCGGCCCGCTGGTCGGCCGGCCCAAGTCGGCGACCTACCGCACTTCGGACGTGGTCGGCCTGGACACCATGGCCCACGTCATCAAGACCATGGCCGACACCCTGCCCGACGATCCATGGCACCAGTACTTCAAGTCGCCGGCCTGGCTGCAGGCACTGATCGGCAAGGGCGCGCTGGGCCAGAAGACCGGTGCAGGGATCTTCCGCAAGGCCGGCAAAGACATCGTGGTCGTCGACCTCGACACCCAGGATTACCGCCCGGCAGACCGCGGCGCGGCACCGGAAGTCGTCGAGATCCTCAAGCTGCGCAATCCGGCGGAGAAATTCCAGAAGCTGCGCGAGAGCCAGCATCCGCAGGCGCAGTTCCTGTGGGCAACGTTCCGCGACCTGTTCCACTACAGCGCCTATCACCTGGCAGACATCGCCGAAACCGCGCGCGACGTCGACCTGGCGATCCGCTGGGGCTACGGCTGGTCGCTGGGCCCGTTCGAAACCTGGCAGGCCGCCGGCTGGAAGCAGGTGGCGCAGTGGATCGCCGACGACATCGTGGCCGGCAAGGCGATGAGCAGCGCGCCGCTGCCGGACTGGGTGTTCGATGGTCGCGAGGGCGTGCACGCCGCCGAGGGCAGCTTCAGCCCGGCCAAGAACGCCAAGCTTCCACGTTCCACCCTGCCCGTCTACCAACGCCAGCGCTTCCCCGACCCGCTGCTGGGCGAGGTGTTCGCACCCGGTGAGACGGTCTACGAAAACGACGGCATCCGCTTGTGGACGGACGGCGACGACATCGCCGTGGCCAGCTTCAAGACCAAGATGCACACCGTCTCCGACGCGGTGCTGGACGGCCTGCAGGAGGCGATCGGCATCGCCGAGCAGAAGTTCAAGGGGATGGTGATCTGGCAGCCTAAGGAGCCTTTCTCAGCCGGTGCCGACCTGTCAGGGGCACTCGCCGCGCTCCAGGCCGGCAAGATCGCCGAGTTCGAGGCGATGGTCGCCAACTTCCAGGCCACCAGCCAGCGCATCAAGTATTCGCTGGTGCCGGTGGTCGCGGCGGTGCGCGGACTCGCGCTGGGCGGCGGCTGCGAGTTCCAGATGCACAGCGCCCGCAGCGTGGCCCACCTGGAAAGCTACATCGGCCTGGTCGAAGCCGGGGTCGGCCTGCTGCCGGCCGGTGGCGGCCTCAAGGAAATCGCAGTGCGCGCCTCGCAGGCGGCGGGACCGGGCGGCGACGTCTTCGCCGAACTGAAGAAGACCTTCGAGACCGTGGCGATGGCAAAGGTCTCGGCCTCGGCTTTTGAAGCCAAGGAATTGGGCCTGATGCGCGCGGCCGACAAGGTCGTGTTCAACGCCTATGAACTGCTGCACATCGCCAGGCAGGAAGCCGCCGCATTGGCCGACACCGGCTATCGCCCGCCGCTGCCGGCGCGTCGCATCCAGGTGGGCGGCGACGTCGGCATCGCCACCTTCAAGATGATGCTGGTGAACATGCTGGAAGGCCGCTTCATCAGTCCGTACGACTACGAGATCGCCGTGCGCATCGCCACCGTGCTGTGCGGCGGCGAGATCGACCGTGGGTCGCTGGTGGACGAGGAATGGCTGCTCAAGCTCGAGCGCCAGCACTTCGTGGAACTGGCGCAGCAGGAAAAAACCCAGGCCCGCATCGCCCACATGCTGAAGACCGGCAAGCCGCTGCGCAATTGA
- a CDS encoding acetyl-CoA C-acyltransferase, translating into MSKQVQDAYIVAATRTPVGKAPKGVFRNTRPDDMLAHVLKSVVAQAPGIDLNRIDDAIIGCAMPEGEQGMNVARIGLLLAGLPNTIAAQTINRFCSSGLQAVAMAADQIRLGNADLMLAGGTESMSMVPMMGNKIAMAPSVFDNDHVAIAYGMGITAEKVAEEWKISREDQDAFAVASHQKALAAQAAGEFREEISAYEVISRQPDLAGDTVRLKKLLVEHDEGPRADTSLEGLARLRTVFRNQQFGGTVTAGTASQMSDGAAGVLLASEQAIKDYGLTPLARFVSFSVAGVRPEVMGIGPIAAIPKALKQAGLTKDQLDWIELNEAFAAQALAVIRDSDLDASKINPLGGAIALGHPLGATGAIRTATIVHGMRRHQKKYGMVTMCIGTGMGAAGIFEAL; encoded by the coding sequence ATGAGCAAGCAAGTACAAGACGCCTATATCGTCGCCGCCACTCGCACACCGGTCGGCAAGGCACCCAAAGGCGTGTTCCGCAATACCCGTCCCGACGACATGCTGGCCCACGTGCTGAAGTCGGTGGTGGCGCAGGCACCGGGCATCGACCTCAACCGCATCGACGACGCCATCATCGGCTGCGCCATGCCCGAGGGCGAGCAAGGCATGAACGTGGCGCGCATCGGCCTGCTGCTTGCCGGCCTCCCGAATACCATCGCCGCGCAGACCATCAACCGCTTCTGTTCGTCCGGCCTGCAGGCCGTGGCAATGGCCGCGGACCAGATCCGCCTGGGCAACGCCGACCTGATGCTGGCCGGCGGCACCGAATCGATGTCGATGGTGCCGATGATGGGCAACAAGATCGCGATGGCACCCAGCGTGTTCGACAACGACCACGTGGCGATCGCCTACGGCATGGGCATCACCGCCGAAAAGGTCGCCGAGGAATGGAAGATCTCGCGCGAAGACCAGGACGCGTTCGCGGTGGCCTCGCACCAGAAAGCGCTGGCCGCGCAGGCCGCTGGCGAGTTCCGCGAGGAGATCAGCGCCTACGAAGTGATCTCGCGCCAGCCGGACCTGGCCGGCGACACGGTGCGCCTGAAGAAACTGCTGGTCGAACACGACGAAGGCCCGCGTGCGGATACATCGCTGGAAGGCTTGGCCAGGCTGCGCACGGTATTCCGCAATCAGCAGTTTGGTGGCACCGTGACCGCAGGTACCGCCTCGCAGATGAGCGATGGCGCCGCAGGCGTGCTGCTGGCGTCGGAGCAGGCGATCAAGGACTACGGCCTGACCCCGCTCGCCCGCTTCGTCAGCTTCTCGGTCGCCGGCGTGCGCCCGGAAGTGATGGGCATCGGCCCGATCGCGGCGATCCCGAAGGCGCTCAAGCAGGCCGGCCTGACCAAGGATCAACTGGACTGGATCGAACTCAACGAAGCATTCGCCGCGCAAGCGCTGGCGGTCATCCGCGACAGCGACCTCGATGCATCGAAGATCAATCCGCTGGGCGGTGCGATCGCATTGGGCCACCCGCTGGGCGCGACCGGCGCGATCCGCACCGCGACCATCGTCCACGGCATGCGCCGCCACCAGAAGAAGTACGGCATGGTGACCATGTGCATCGGCACCGGCATGGGCGCGGCCGGGATTTTCGAAGCGCTCTGA
- the galU gene encoding UTP--glucose-1-phosphate uridylyltransferase GalU, which yields MKTNTNPRIRVAVFPVAGLGTRFLPATKTVPKEMLPIIDKPLIQYAVDEAIEAGCDTLVFVTNRYKHAVADYFDKAYELEQKLERSGKLEQLELVRNVLPSHVRAVFVTQSEALGLGHAVLCAKPIIGDQPFAVLLPDDLIWNRGPGALKQMADLAEASGGSVIAVQDVPRAQTGSYGIVATESFEGRSGRINAIVEKPNPEASPSTLAVVGRYVLDGRIFDLLEQTAPGAGGEIQLTDAIAALLAEKPVQAYRFQGTRFDCGTHIGLIEATIRYALDHEKLSDAARDLMKNALDEMGVVET from the coding sequence ATGAAAACCAATACGAATCCCCGCATCCGCGTCGCGGTCTTCCCGGTCGCCGGTCTCGGTACCCGGTTCTTGCCGGCCACCAAGACCGTGCCGAAGGAGATGCTGCCGATCATCGACAAGCCGCTGATCCAATACGCGGTCGACGAGGCGATCGAGGCCGGCTGCGACACCCTGGTGTTCGTCACCAACCGCTACAAGCACGCGGTCGCGGACTATTTCGACAAGGCCTACGAGCTCGAGCAGAAGCTGGAACGCAGCGGCAAACTCGAACAGCTGGAACTGGTCCGCAACGTGCTGCCATCGCATGTACGTGCGGTCTTCGTCACCCAGTCCGAAGCGTTGGGCCTGGGTCACGCCGTGTTGTGTGCCAAGCCGATCATCGGCGACCAGCCGTTCGCGGTGCTGTTGCCGGATGACCTGATCTGGAACCGTGGCCCCGGCGCGTTGAAGCAGATGGCCGACCTGGCCGAAGCCTCCGGTGGCAGCGTGATTGCGGTGCAGGACGTGCCGCGCGCGCAGACCGGCAGTTACGGCATCGTCGCCACCGAGTCGTTCGAGGGTCGGTCGGGACGGATCAATGCGATCGTCGAGAAACCCAATCCCGAGGCGTCGCCGAGCACGCTGGCCGTGGTCGGGCGCTACGTGCTCGACGGGCGCATCTTCGACCTGCTTGAACAGACCGCGCCTGGCGCTGGCGGCGAGATCCAGCTGACCGACGCCATCGCCGCCTTGCTCGCGGAAAAACCGGTACAGGCCTACCGCTTCCAGGGCACGCGTTTCGATTGCGGCACCCACATCGGCCTGATCGAAGCGACCATCCGCTATGCGCTGGATCACGAGAAGCTGAGCGACGCCGCGCGCGACCTGATGAAGAACGCGCTCGACGAAATGGGCGTGGTCGAGACCTGA
- a CDS encoding polysaccharide biosynthesis protein yields MSTWKDRLKHRLPRLAVILHDLFMVWVCWQGLHYMRYALQPSQLSLAPFSSTVLIVLVAQGLVSWRVGLYRGLWRFASVPDLMNIFKASLVGLLAVVVGLFFYSRLDLVSRAALLLYPFALTILLGAPRLIFRAWKDHRLLQTADGAERVLILGAGQAGEALVRDLRRTGRYDPIGFLDDSVGLRGTRLQGLPVLGKVEDLPRIARETGAQLLVIAMPSVSATAMRRVIGLCEQSGLPFRTVPRLADILEGRSLPGQLKEVAIEDLLGRQPHTPDWKAIRGWLGARSVLVTGAGGSIGLELCRQCARHGAHRITLLDIDELALLTAETELKRDFPGIECILVLGDCGDPAVIAYTLRKAEPEAVFHAAAYKQVPLLQGQLREAVRNNVLATDVVARACRDARVATFVLISTDKAVDPVNVLGATKRLAEMVCQALVDPRSTRMVTVRFGNVLDSAGSVVPLFREQIRRGGPVTVTDRDVTRFFMTIPEACQLILQASSIGAQQAVYTLDMGEPVSISMLAEQMIRLAGKQPERDIAIEYTGLRPGEKLHETLFHADERYSATTYPNILQAAARSVVPERVEHALEVLRAAVRDYDLERLADALRDAVPEFNPSDDTEVAHVATIVAFPARRARQPQ; encoded by the coding sequence ATGAGCACATGGAAGGATCGTCTCAAGCATCGCTTGCCGCGCCTCGCGGTGATCCTGCATGACCTGTTCATGGTCTGGGTCTGCTGGCAGGGCCTGCACTACATGCGCTATGCACTGCAGCCCAGCCAGCTGTCGCTGGCACCGTTCTCCAGCACGGTGTTGATCGTATTGGTCGCGCAGGGATTGGTGTCCTGGCGCGTCGGCCTGTACCGGGGCTTGTGGCGCTTTGCCAGCGTCCCCGACCTGATGAACATCTTCAAGGCCAGCCTGGTCGGCCTGCTTGCGGTGGTCGTGGGCCTCTTCTTCTACAGCCGGCTGGATCTGGTTTCGCGGGCGGCGCTGCTGCTGTATCCGTTCGCATTGACGATCCTGCTGGGTGCGCCACGATTGATCTTCCGTGCCTGGAAGGATCACCGCCTGCTGCAGACTGCCGATGGCGCCGAGCGCGTGCTGATCCTGGGCGCTGGACAGGCGGGCGAGGCACTGGTGCGCGACTTGCGCCGCACCGGTCGTTACGACCCGATCGGATTCCTGGATGATTCGGTCGGCCTGCGCGGGACGCGCCTGCAGGGCCTGCCGGTGCTCGGCAAGGTCGAGGATCTGCCACGGATCGCCCGCGAAACCGGGGCGCAGTTGCTGGTGATCGCAATGCCGTCAGTGTCGGCCACGGCGATGCGCCGGGTCATCGGCCTGTGCGAGCAGAGTGGCTTGCCGTTCCGCACGGTGCCACGCCTGGCCGACATCCTCGAAGGCCGCTCCTTGCCGGGCCAACTCAAGGAAGTCGCCATCGAAGACCTCTTGGGCCGGCAACCGCACACCCCGGACTGGAAGGCGATCCGTGGCTGGTTGGGCGCGCGTTCGGTCCTGGTGACCGGCGCCGGTGGCTCGATCGGCCTGGAACTGTGCCGGCAATGCGCGCGGCATGGCGCACACCGGATCACCCTGCTCGACATCGACGAGCTCGCCCTGCTGACCGCGGAAACCGAGCTAAAGCGCGATTTTCCAGGCATCGAATGCATCCTCGTGCTCGGCGATTGTGGCGATCCGGCCGTGATCGCATACACCTTGCGCAAGGCCGAGCCGGAAGCCGTCTTCCACGCCGCCGCCTACAAACAGGTGCCGCTGCTGCAGGGGCAATTGCGCGAAGCCGTGCGCAACAACGTGCTGGCGACCGACGTGGTGGCGCGCGCCTGCCGCGATGCGCGGGTCGCCACCTTCGTGCTGATCTCGACCGACAAGGCGGTGGATCCGGTCAACGTGCTGGGTGCCACCAAACGGCTGGCCGAAATGGTCTGCCAGGCCTTGGTCGATCCGCGTTCGACCCGCATGGTCACGGTCCGCTTCGGCAATGTGCTGGACTCGGCGGGCAGCGTGGTGCCGCTGTTTCGCGAGCAGATCCGCCGCGGCGGCCCGGTTACCGTCACCGACCGCGACGTGACCCGTTTTTTCATGACCATTCCCGAGGCCTGCCAGCTGATCCTGCAGGCGTCCTCGATCGGTGCGCAGCAAGCCGTGTACACGCTCGACATGGGCGAACCGGTGTCGATCTCCATGCTGGCCGAACAGATGATACGGCTTGCGGGCAAACAGCCGGAGCGCGATATCGCGATCGAATACACCGGCCTGCGCCCCGGCGAGAAACTGCACGAAACGCTGTTCCACGCGGACGAGCGCTACAGCGCCACGACCTACCCGAACATCCTGCAGGCCGCCGCCCGCAGCGTGGTGCCGGAACGCGTCGAGCATGCGCTCGAGGTGCTGCGCGCCGCAGTGCGCGACTATGACCTGGAACGCCTGGCGGATGCCTTGCGTGATGCCGTGCCCGAGTTCAATCCGAGCGACGACACCGAGGTAGCGCATGTCGCCACGATCGTGGCGTTCCCGGCGCGCCGGGCCCGACAACCCCAATGA